A region of the Acinetobacter defluvii genome:
GTATTAGGTGATTGGCGAGCAAATCAGGCACAAATTTTAGAAATTGGTCCAACCAAAAACCTAACACTCCAATTAAAAAGTTGGACATATTAAAAAATAGCGCTAAATGAGGTATTTTGTTCAACTTATATTTGAAAATATTTATATTTTGAGTAACCACTTGTAGTGGGATAAATAGCTAAAACTGATGAGCTAAAGAAACTTTATTAAATACTCATCAGATCACACTAACTATAACGTGTAGCTCTAAGACATTATTTTTTATTGATATCTTTTAGTTCGATTTGCTTACGTTCTGGTTCAACTTCACGAGCTTCCCCATCAATAACTGAAGAGTCTTGAAATGGACTACCTTGTTGATTTTGCATTTGACGCATTAGGTCAGCAAATGGATTTTGTGCGTTATCTCCCATATTTCCCATCATGCCACCCATCATCTTTTCCATCATCGCCTGTTGACGCTTCATCATAGTTTTCATCATTGCATTTTTAAAAGCTTGTTGCACAGGAGGGATTAAAATTAAAACAGCCAATATATCGGTAATTAACCCTGGAATAATCAATAAAATACCCGCTAGAATTTTAGGTAAATTATTAGCGAGTTGCGGGTCTGTATTCATTTGCCCCATTTGCATTTGCTGCATTTGTGGCATCAAACCTGTTGCATTGGCACGTACAAGATTCAAACCAATAAAAAAGGCGATCACGAACCAAAAAAACACATACCACATACTTCCGACTAGATCACCTACCCCAATCCAGACAAAAATTTCTAAGACTAAACCAACCAATACAACCAGAGCTAATTTCATGAAAATTTATCTATTCTCAACTTAAATAAAAAAGGCATACAATTTTTTGCATACTTGAAAGTTTTATATGGGCATTTCAACATTTTTAAAGTGTTGGCGAGCAAAATTTAAGAAAATATCACTCCCATATATCCAATATATAAAAATAACAAGCTTTGACAAGGGTGAGTATCGTTAGCACCCCTTATTTTTCTATCCTTAAATTATAATTCTAATGGTTACAAAAAGTGGGGGCTTTTAACAACACCTTAAGTACTTTTATTCTCAGGATTCAAGTCAGTTTCTAAAACTGTTACATTCAAGTTAAAATAAATACCTAACAACAAGAATAAAGCAATGAATATTTGCTTAGGCTATTTTGTCTTCTAATTTATTTTTATGCAAAATAATAGTGAATCTATTTGGCTTTTAGGCTATAACTAAGGAAAGAGCATTTACTTTGATATATCAATAATTTTATTAAATTTAATTTTTTAAACTATTTTAATGCTTTAGGAGGTAAATAATTATGTCATATGAACATATCCTTGTCCCTGTCGACGAATCCCCTATTTCTTATGCTGCCTTAAAACATGCCGAAGAGTTAGCTTTAAGCAATAAATCAAAAGTGACCGTAGTGAGTGTGCTTGCGGTTGATCCTATGTTTGGTGTTGATTTTTATCAAGTTGCACCCTCTATTACTGAGTACGTTTTAGCTGCAGAAAAAAACGCCCAAGCACGATTAAATGATATTAAAACCACTTTAAATGCTCATGGCGTCACTGACGTAACAACCAAAATTGTCAGAGAGGTTTCACCAGCAACAGGTATCTTAAATACTTTAAATGAAATTGATGCGGATTTAATTGTCATGGGGTCACATGGTCGCAAAGGTTTAAAGAAATTTGTACTAGGTAGCGTTGCACAAGAAGTCCTCGGGGAAAGTTTTGTACCCGTTTTGATCGTAAAGCAGTAGTACAAGGTTTCTCTTTAATTTTTATATTTATGATTCACATCACATTAACATTAAGTTATTTTTAGAAAATGTAAACACAACATTGGCGATCATTAATTTATATGTTACTTATTGTTTAGATTCATTCTTTCCTATGACAAAGACACAACGACAATGGAGAACAAAATGGCTTATCAACATATCTTAGTCCCTGTAGATGGCTCTGAAATTTCTTATGCTGCGTCAAAACAAGCTATTGCTATTGCAAAAGCATTTAATTGCCAAATTACAGCAATTTGCTTAGTTGCTGAAGACCCATTTTCAGGTGCAGACTTTTATTACAATGCATCCATGATGAAAGAATATCTAGAAGAAGCACAAAAAAACGCACTCAAAGCATTAGATCAAGTGAAACAATTTGCAGCTACTGAAGGCGTCACAGTGAATACCGAAGTGGTGAAAGGTTATGTCACTGCGGAAACTATCATTGAGACTGCTGAAAAGCAAAATGTTGATTTAATTGTCATGGGGTCACATGGTCGTAAAGGTTTTAAAAAGTTTTTCTTGGGAAGTTTTGCACAAGATGTTTTAAATCAAACTACCCTGCCTGTATTGATTGTAAAAGAATAATAAATGGTTTGATTCATTAAGAAAGCCTGCATATATGCAGGCTTTCTTTTATTTAAACAATTGATAAAAGATTTTTAGATTTGAGAGTTAATTAATGGCAATCACTTTAACTAAAATCGTTTGTGACTCTTCAAAATCATCAAAAATTTGCTTACGGCTCAGTTCTTTTGACTTCACTTTAAAATCATGATTTTGATACTGAATAACATTAGGAATCTCATCAAAATACTGACTTCCAGCTTCTAGATTTTCTTCAAATAATGGTGTGCCTAATTGATAGTCTTTACTTTTCAAAACCACGTATTTTACAGTCGTTTTCATAAGTTACTTCCTTTTTTCATATCCTTTATTTTTAGTTATAACAGCTTTTGCAGAACAATAAAGTCATTTCTGCTTAAGATCGTTTACTATTTCCCCGAACGCGCTTTTTAAGCATTCTAATCGGCTCTAATCATAAAAACTATTTTCTATTTACCTCCCCTATACCACAGCCTTATATTTTTTACTAAAACATGTATATCCCGATTTATTTGCTTAACCCTATAAATTAATTCATTTTTCAACTTACATCCTGTTTATATTTTCGCTAAGATGATAGACGAATGCGAACACGCATTAATTTGCTGTACAGATCTTCATCCGATTAGGCGAACTTTATGTATTTAAAGCAATGTTGTAATCTCCTTGAACAAAAAGGCTTCAAAATTGCATTTATTGAAAGTGCCAGTTCAGGTCACTTAAGCGCACAATTCTCCATTTATAAAAACAGTGGCGCAGAAATTCTACTCGGAGGGTTAGTGAGTTATGACCCATCGATTAAAATAAAAATATTAGGGATTGAGCCACAACTTATTGAAAAATATACAGCTGAATCTGTAGAAGTCACCACTGAAATGGCGATTAAAGGTAAAGACTTATTTGATCAAGCAAATTTTATTGTCAGTTGCACAGGGCTACTCAAACATGGCGGTAGCGAGTCCACACATAAGCCAGTAGGTACATTTTTTATTAGCATTTATCACGCTGCCAATATTTATAATTTTCAATATCTTATTCCAGGCACTCCAGAAGAAAAACTGCAACAATTAACAGAGCTTGTTGCAAAAGAGCTATTAAATCTTATGTAATAAAAATATTTTTAATTTAACTACAATTTAAAACTTTAAATTTGTTAACAATTGTTCACTTTTGAGCATGAAAACGTTAAATTTAACATATTCTCTACAGAGAAATAACAATCACATAACGATGGGTAATTTTATGAAACTCCAATTGGCTTTAGTTGCTACAGTTGCATTATTTACAGGTTGTGCGGGTTCTTATCCTGAACGCGTTGTAACTAAAGGACCATTAATTTGTGAATCTGAGGCAGTTTGTCCAGAACTTGCTATGCGTTGGATTGATGAAAAGCGTGATGGCTTTAAAATCACAGCTGAAATTAATAATCCAACAAAATACGATATCAAACAATTTGTGTTTTTAGTGGATGGGCAACCTTATACATATTCAACAGTTACTCCAACCCAATATACAGAACAAATTTCGTCTAACTCGATTATTGTCCCTGTAAGTTTTTTGAACTCTTTCCGTAATGGTCAAGATATTTCTCTTAAACTTATTACAGATCAAGGCGAAATTGATCGTCCAATTTTAACAGCCGATGGACAAAAGTCTTCAGCATATTTAACTTTCTTAAAGGGTTATACTGGTGAAGCTGCACAATAATTAAAATATAGACCAATAAAAAACCAGATGTTATATCTGGTTTTTTATGCGAATCAAATTATAAGAATTACTTCGGTTCAATCGGTGAAAAAGGTGCAACCACATCGGCGTTTTGTGCACGATGACGCATAAAGTGATCCATTAACACAATCGCAAGCATCGCTTCTGCAATTGGTGTTGCACGTACACCGACGCAAGGATCGTGGCGACCTTTGGTTAAGACATCGGTATCTTGACGCTCCATATTAATGGTTTTACCTGGTGTAGTAATACTTGCTGTTGGCTTTAAAGCAATCGCTACACGAATGGTTTGACCACTTGAAATCCCACCTAGAATTCCACCAGCATGATTGGCTAAAAAACCTTCTGTACTGAGTTCATCACGGGTTGTATGACCAAACTGCCCTGCAACAGCAAAACCATCGCCAATTTCCACTCCTTTTACCGCATTAATGCCCATCATGACATGTGCAATATCAGCATCTAAACGATCAAATACAGGTTCACCCCAACCTACTGGGACATTCTCAGCAAGAATCTCAAGTTTTGCACCACAACTTGTGCCTTGCTCACGCAAAGAAGTAACCAATGCTTCAAAACGTGGCACAGCCTCAATATCACCACAGAAAAATGGATTATTCGGAACTTCATTCCAATCCAGCTTTTCCGCCACTTCAGGACCGATTTGTGTCACATGTCCATGAATCACGATACCAAATTTTTCCGCAAGAAATTTCTTGGCGATTGCACCCGCAGCTACACGCATCGCAGTTTCACGTGCACTTGAGCGACCACCACCACGATAATCACGGAAACCATATTTTTGTGTATAAGTATAATCGGCATGCCCTGGACGGAAAGTTTGCGCGATATTGCCATAATCTTTGGATTTTTGGTCGGTATTGCGAATCAACAAACCAATTGGCGTACCCGTGGTTTTTCCTTCAAATACCCCTGAAATGATTTCCACTTCGTCTGGTTCTTTGCGTTGTGTTGCAAACTTAGACGTTCCCGGTTTACGACGATCCAAATCTTTTTGCAAATCTTCAGCACAAAGCTCCAATCCTGGTGGCACGCCATCCACAATTGCCATCAAGCCTACACCGTGAGATTCACCACAAGTCGTTACACGAAAAAGTTGTCCGATACTATTACCTGCCACGCTCATGACTCCTTAAGCTTGAATAGATTGAATAAATAAATCACGGAATGTACGACACTGTTCAGCAGTCAGTGCAAAAATACCTGTACCGCCTTTTTGGAACTGCAACCAATAAAAATCAATCGTATTGAAATTTTGTTTCATTGCCCATTCAGAATTACCGACTTCAATGACTATTAAACCATTTTCAGTTAAATAATCAGCCGCCTGAGCCAACATTTTACGCACAAGATCTAAACCGTCTTGACCTGCAGCAAGTGCAAGTTCTGGTTCATGGTGGAATTCTTCAGGTAAGTCCGCCATGTCTTCTGCATCCACATAAGGTGGATTTGAAACAATCAAATCGTATTGATTTTCAGCAGGAATTTTTTCAAATAAATCTGACTCAAGTAATGCCACTTGATATTGTTTATTGTGATGTTCTGTATTGATTGAAGCAACTTCTAAAGCTTCTTTGGAAATATCGGTTGCATCGACTTCAGATTCGGGAAATGCATAAGCCAGTGCAATTGCGATACAACCTGAGCCTGTACACATATCCAAGATACGTTGTGGCGTTTTAGGATGTGCATTTTCAGGTAAATTATTATCTGCTTGACGCATTTGCCCATTTTCATCTAAGCAATACGGTGCAAAGCGATTTTCTATCAATTCTGCAATTGGAGAACGTGGAATCAACACACGCTCGTCCACATAAAAAGGCTTACCAAAGAAATAAGCCAAGTTAAGCAAATAAGACGTCGGTACTTTTTCATTAATACGACGTTCCAATAGACTCAAAAACTCCGCTTTTTCACTCGGTAATAATTTTGCGTCTAAAATTTCTGCATCAGCATTCCAGTCCAAAGATAACGTTTGCAAAACCAATGCTGAACTTTCTGCAAAATAATCTTCTGTACCTTGACCTAAATGTGCATCGTATTGACGTAATGCTGTCACCCCAAAACGAATAAAATCACGTATTGTTACGAGGTTTTCAGCAGCTTCCTGTAAATGTTCAGGGCGAATAGTCGGTCGATCCACTTAAGGTTTCTCCAAGAGCAGTATTTAAAAAAACTGCTTAATGATACCTTGTTTTGTTTACATTTATAATGCTTTAAATGGCTTCAACATAAAATCAGCGATATTTATACGCTCGTTTTTCCAGCATATCTGCTTGGGCTTGGGTTACCTTTAGCGCACAAGAATAGTATTTACTGGCGTGTCCAACTGATAATGCTACATTTTTAATCAAACATTGTTCATCACGAAAATCTAACCATTTTTTATTCACTTTTTCTTGTTCTTTACGTTTGTCTTTGGACAAGGCTTTCACATGACTATCTGCAAAATAGTTATAACGTTTGGTTTGCTGTTTTAATTCTGCTTTCATACACATCGCAGCTTGTGCAGTCGATGCTTGTGAATTGTTCATACAACTTAAATAGTCTGATGAATACCCCATAGCGTAAGTGCTTGTAGTTAAAACCCCAAACAATGCCAGACCGCAAAATGTTAATTTCATGCTTTTCCCCAAATCAAGATTTAATATTTATTATTTCAAATCAGTATAAAGCCTAAAATAATAAAAGACTCAGAGAAAATTGCAAAGTAAAATAGATGATTAAGTGTAAGAATCATCTATTTACATGTATGAATCATGATGTAGACAAAATTATTTTACAGCAAAAAAATGCTTTTCTGCTACTAACTTGATCCTAATACCTTTATAAAAACGATTTAGACTATCTTCCGACTTAGTCACATGATCAAAAAACTTGTCTTGACCCACTAAGCGAGAATAGGTTTTATAGCCTATCTCTAACTTTTCTGGAGTATTCCCCGTTTTTTTAAACTCTTCAATCGCATCATTAATCACTTTCAAGTTTATTTCTTTCATCTGCCAAACACCTCATATTTTCTATAGTTTTAGCACAGTTAATTTGCACTTCTATGACAGAAATTTGAAATTTAACCTTGATTTTGTTTTTAGACTCCTCCATCTATTGAGTGAATTATGTTATTGGCAAATTTAAATGAGCTATAAACACAACAACTTGATGGCAATGCGTTTACGTTATTGGAATGATGTAGACACCCATTCTGTCCAAGTAGAAAAGCAGTTTTTTCAACAACTTCTCGTCGAACATGGTGTCTTTCAAACGCCTACCCCTGAAGATGTAAAATATTTTTTCTTTAGTTTACCCAGTATTATTATTGTTAAAGGTTATGCACTAGGCTTTACTAACAGTGACATTAAAAACATGATTTCTCAATATATTCATGAAAATAAAAGTAGTTTAATGAAGCATGAATCCCTGAAAATTCAGTACCGCATGTAATCTCATTCATTTTATAGATCCAAATGGTTTTAAGGCTAGGTGAATATTCAAGTTTATTATATTGAAAATACACGATATTGGTCAGGTAAAACTATTTTAATACGTGGATAGCATGTAATATGCTACACACTATCGTACGCTCAATTGCTTACTTAAAGGATTTAATCTTCATGTCAGATCAGAACGATAAGCTTAAACAGTTAAAAACATCTTCCTTGGACAGACGCTTATCAATTGCCAAAGCCTCTTTGTTAGCAGGATCTCGTTGGGCTGCTTCGAGCGCAAGTTCAATCTTTTCAAGTGAAGAAGAAAAAGAAAAAAAGCGTAAAAAAGCCATGAAAGAGCAAGCGGATTATTTAGTTACTGAAATTGGCAAACTCAAAGGTTCAATTGTGAAAATTGGACAGATGATGGCGTTGTATGGTGAACATTTTCTACCAGAAGAAATAACACAAGCTTTAAATACTTTAAATAATCAAACAGTTGCCTTAGCATGGCCTGCTATCAAAGAACAACTGGTCAGCCAACTTGGATCTAAACTGGATGATTTAACCATTGATCATGAACCAATTGGTACTGCATCACTTGCTCAAGTACATCGTGCTACCCGCAAATCTGATGGTTTGGAACTGGTCTTAAAAATTCAATATCCTGGTGTGGCTGAAGCCATTGATTCGGATATGAATTTATTTAAAAACATGCTCAAACTCACCCGCATGGTACCGCAAACCCGTGAATTTGACCAATGGTTTGATGAAGTCCGTGAGATGATGCATCGTGAAGTCGATTATCATGTGGAAGCTGCAACCACACGTCGTTTTGCTGAACGTCTGAAAAATGATGCACGTTATGCTGTACCGCAAATCATTGATCAATATTGTACTGACCGTGTTTTATGTATGACGTTTGAACGTGGTGTCCCGATTAATAGCCCTGTGATGTTGTCTTTACCACAAGAACGTCGTAATGCACTTGGGGAGGCTTCATTAGAAATCGCAGTACGTGAAATTTTTGAATGGGGTGAAATGCAAACTGACCCAAATTTTGGTAATTACTTGGTGCGTTTGGGTAATGGGACAAATATTCAAGATAAAATCATTTTGCTCGACTTCGGAGCGATTCGTCAGTTTGATGCACAGCTTTTAAAGGTTGCACGTAATCTGATCAAAGCTGGTTATGATCACGATGCGAATGAAATGGTCAATGCCATGACGGGTTATGAATTCTTTGATGGTATGCCTACAAGTATTAAACCTGATATGGCAAAAGTATTTTTATTGGCAACAGAAGCATTCAGTTCTCCAATGAATAATCATGACCTCCCACAAGGCGTAATGGATGAACATAATCGCTATGATTGGAAAAAAAGCCAATTACATAGCCGTGTCATGCAACAGGCTTCTAAATCAATGGCTTCTCGTTATTTCAGTGTACCCCCTAAAGAATTTATGTTTATTAGTCGTAAATTTATTGGTGCTTATACTTTCATGACGGTGATCGATGCAAAAACCAATGTGCGCAAAATGATCACTCCCTTTATTTAAAAAAGATCATCTGACTAAAATGGCAAATTTTTATATTGTCATTTTAGTCAATATCCAACTTTTGTTGTTTTTTAAATTTAAATTATTATAAATAAAAATCAAATAGTTAAATAGATAAAGCCAATCTAACTTTCCATTTATCAAGTTTATATGACTTCGTCAGCTTTGACATAGTTTTTTATAAAAGCGCATGTCAGGATAGTTTGCATACCACCACCATATTTATTTAGGTATTCAAATGACCAACATGGTAAATAAAGCGCAAGGTTTGGGCTTAAATCTCATTACAAAAATTGCGGGAAGCGAATTATTAGATCAATTAAAACTTCGTAAATTTGTAGAAAAATCACTTTATCAAGGCTCTAAAGCGGGTTTTAAAACACTTTCAGCGTCACAAAAAGCATTTCAACCCAAAAAAGATACTAGTAAGCAACGTTTACCTGCCCAGTCTAAAAATTTATTTGATTTAAATCTTACTGAAGAACAGCAAATGACTGTTGATGCAATGTCACAATTTGCATCTGAAGTGCTTTATCCGCTTGCTCATCAAGCTGATCACGATGAAAAGTATCCAGAAGAGTTATGGCAACATAGCCTTGATTTAGGTATAAATTATTATGCTTTGCCAGAAGCTTTAGGTGGTGTAGCCACTGAACAAAATATTTTAAGCAATATTTTAATTGCTGAAAGCTTAGCCAAAGGTGATTTTTCACTGGCTGCAGGTCTACTCTCGACCTTTAGTAGTATTAATGCCATCACCCTTTGGGGCTCAGCGCAAGTACAAGCCACCTATTTACCCGCTTTTGCAGAAGACCCTTTACTCAAAGTCACTTTTGCAGTTCAAGAAGCCACACCTGCTTTTGATCCTTATCGTTTAAAAACTCAAGCAAGCTCAAACAATGGTACTTTTAGCATCACAGGTGAAAAAACGTTAGTTTTATTGGGAGAAAGTGCTGAGATTTTCATTGTCAGTGCAGAGTTTCATGGCAAACCTGATGTATTTGTGGTTAAACGTGACGAAAGCATCAGCTACCAAAAAAATCCTGCAATGGGTCTAAAAGGGACTGAAACAGTCACTTTAAAATTTAATCAAAGCCCTGCTCTGCGCTTAGGTGATGAAGATTTTAATTATACCGCATTCTTAGATTTAGGTAATTTAATGTGGTGTGCGATGGCTGTGGGAACTTGTGAAGCAGTCAAAACGTATTGTATCCAATATGCCAATGAGCGTACAGCTTTTGGTGAGCCAATTTCACATCGTCAAAGTGTGGCATTTATGATCGCAGATATGGCAATTGAAATTGATGCCATGCGTATGTTGGTCTTAAATGCAGCGAGCTTAGCTGAAGCTGGCAAACCATTTCACCGTGAAGCCTACCTTGCACGTTTACTTTGTGCTGAAAAATCCATGCAAATCGGCACCAATGGCGTACAAGTCCTAGGTGGACATGGTTTTACCAAAGAACACCCTGTTGAGCGTTGGTACCGTGACTTACGTGCTACAGCGATTTTACACTCTGGCTTACATGCTTAATCAACCATAAAAATATAAAATTCAAGGAAATAAATTATCATGAATTTACAAAATCCTAAAAAATTTAAAATGTTGGTTGATCAAGCTCATGAAACCGCATTAAATGTATTACGTCCAATTTCACGTAAATATGACAAAGCAGAACATGCCTATCCCAAAGAGTTAGATATGTTAGCGTCATTACTCGATGGTATGAATGAAGGCGGTGATGGCTTAAATGCAGGGGCAGCAATCAACAAACGTGGTGATCAAGACAAGAGCAATAAAAATGGCACCAATATGTCAACAGCTCTTGGCATCATTGAAATGTGTTATGGCGATACAGGTTTATTATTATCTATGCCACGTCAAGGTTTAGGAAATTCAGCAATTGCTGCGGTTGCCAATGACGAACAACTTGAACGCTTTAAAGGGACTTGGGCAGCCATGGCAATTACAGAACCAGGGTGTGGTTCTGACTCAGCAGCAATTCGTACCACTGCAA
Encoded here:
- the aroC gene encoding chorismate synthase → MAGNSIGQLFRVTTCGESHGVGLMAIVDGVPPGLELCAEDLQKDLDRRKPGTSKFATQRKEPDEVEIISGVFEGKTTGTPIGLLIRNTDQKSKDYGNIAQTFRPGHADYTYTQKYGFRDYRGGGRSSARETAMRVAAGAIAKKFLAEKFGIVIHGHVTQIGPEVAEKLDWNEVPNNPFFCGDIEAVPRFEALVTSLREQGTSCGAKLEILAENVPVGWGEPVFDRLDADIAHVMMGINAVKGVEIGDGFAVAGQFGHTTRDELSTEGFLANHAGGILGGISSGQTIRVAIALKPTASITTPGKTINMERQDTDVLTKGRHDPCVGVRATPIAEAMLAIVLMDHFMRHRAQNADVVAPFSPIEPK
- the prmB gene encoding 50S ribosomal protein L3 N(5)-glutamine methyltransferase, with protein sequence MDRPTIRPEHLQEAAENLVTIRDFIRFGVTALRQYDAHLGQGTEDYFAESSALVLQTLSLDWNADAEILDAKLLPSEKAEFLSLLERRINEKVPTSYLLNLAYFFGKPFYVDERVLIPRSPIAELIENRFAPYCLDENGQMRQADNNLPENAHPKTPQRILDMCTGSGCIAIALAYAFPESEVDATDISKEALEVASINTEHHNKQYQVALLESDLFEKIPAENQYDLIVSNPPYVDAEDMADLPEEFHHEPELALAAGQDGLDLVRKMLAQAADYLTENGLIVIEVGNSEWAMKQNFNTIDFYWLQFQKGGTGIFALTAEQCRTFRDLFIQSIQA
- a CDS encoding acyl-CoA dehydrogenase family protein — translated: MVNKAQGLGLNLITKIAGSELLDQLKLRKFVEKSLYQGSKAGFKTLSASQKAFQPKKDTSKQRLPAQSKNLFDLNLTEEQQMTVDAMSQFASEVLYPLAHQADHDEKYPEELWQHSLDLGINYYALPEALGGVATEQNILSNILIAESLAKGDFSLAAGLLSTFSSINAITLWGSAQVQATYLPAFAEDPLLKVTFAVQEATPAFDPYRLKTQASSNNGTFSITGEKTLVLLGESAEIFIVSAEFHGKPDVFVVKRDESISYQKNPAMGLKGTETVTLKFNQSPALRLGDEDFNYTAFLDLGNLMWCAMAVGTCEAVKTYCIQYANERTAFGEPISHRQSVAFMIADMAIEIDAMRMLVLNAASLAEAGKPFHREAYLARLLCAEKSMQIGTNGVQVLGGHGFTKEHPVERWYRDLRATAILHSGLHA
- a CDS encoding universal stress protein, with translation MAYQHILVPVDGSEISYAASKQAIAIAKAFNCQITAICLVAEDPFSGADFYYNASMMKEYLEEAQKNALKALDQVKQFAATEGVTVNTEVVKGYVTAETIIETAEKQNVDLIVMGSHGRKGFKKFFLGSFAQDVLNQTTLPVLIVKE
- a CDS encoding ABC1 kinase family protein gives rise to the protein MSDQNDKLKQLKTSSLDRRLSIAKASLLAGSRWAASSASSIFSSEEEKEKKRKKAMKEQADYLVTEIGKLKGSIVKIGQMMALYGEHFLPEEITQALNTLNNQTVALAWPAIKEQLVSQLGSKLDDLTIDHEPIGTASLAQVHRATRKSDGLELVLKIQYPGVAEAIDSDMNLFKNMLKLTRMVPQTREFDQWFDEVREMMHREVDYHVEAATTRRFAERLKNDARYAVPQIIDQYCTDRVLCMTFERGVPINSPVMLSLPQERRNALGEASLEIAVREIFEWGEMQTDPNFGNYLVRLGNGTNIQDKIILLDFGAIRQFDAQLLKVARNLIKAGYDHDANEMVNAMTGYEFFDGMPTSIKPDMAKVFLLATEAFSSPMNNHDLPQGVMDEHNRYDWKKSQLHSRVMQQASKSMASRYFSVPPKEFMFISRKFIGAYTFMTVIDAKTNVRKMITPFI
- a CDS encoding universal stress protein; amino-acid sequence: MSYEHILVPVDESPISYAALKHAEELALSNKSKVTVVSVLAVDPMFGVDFYQVAPSITEYVLAAEKNAQARLNDIKTTLNAHGVTDVTTKIVREVSPATGILNTLNEIDADLIVMGSHGRKGLKKFVLGSVAQEVLGESFVPVLIVKQ
- a CDS encoding CinA family protein, whose translation is MYLKQCCNLLEQKGFKIAFIESASSGHLSAQFSIYKNSGAEILLGGLVSYDPSIKIKILGIEPQLIEKYTAESVEVTTEMAIKGKDLFDQANFIVSCTGLLKHGGSESTHKPVGTFFISIYHAANIYNFQYLIPGTPEEKLQQLTELVAKELLNLM
- a CDS encoding FxsA family protein, which codes for MKLALVVLVGLVLEIFVWIGVGDLVGSMWYVFFWFVIAFFIGLNLVRANATGLMPQMQQMQMGQMNTDPQLANNLPKILAGILLIIPGLITDILAVLILIPPVQQAFKNAMMKTMMKRQQAMMEKMMGGMMGNMGDNAQNPFADLMRQMQNQQGSPFQDSSVIDGEAREVEPERKQIELKDINKK
- a CDS encoding lysozyme inhibitor LprI family protein, which encodes MKLTFCGLALFGVLTTSTYAMGYSSDYLSCMNNSQASTAQAAMCMKAELKQQTKRYNYFADSHVKALSKDKRKEQEKVNKKWLDFRDEQCLIKNVALSVGHASKYYSCALKVTQAQADMLEKRAYKYR